The Juglans microcarpa x Juglans regia isolate MS1-56 chromosome 2S, Jm3101_v1.0, whole genome shotgun sequence genome has a window encoding:
- the LOC121252706 gene encoding uncharacterized protein LOC121252706 translates to MAEEIETILLEYLRSLHPDMATELSRPSSLEVEEIIQQLVQNVLSRFFKEERTDNHPDGDDEFCDSMGASQNYLAKLLFWCMLLGHHLRGLENMLHLSCVVGLL, encoded by the exons ATGGCAGAGGAAATAGAAACAATTTTGTTAGAGTACCTGCGATCCTTGCATCCTGATATG GCGACTGAATTATCCCGTCCGTCATCATTAGAAGTTGAAGAAATTATTCAACAACTTGTTCAAAATGTATTGAGTAGATTCTTCAAAGAGGAGAGGACTGACAACCACCCAGATGGTGATGATGAATTTTGTGACAGCATGGGTGCTTCTCAGAATTACCTAGCAAAGCTGCTTTTCTG GTGTATGTTGTTGGGTCATCACTTAAGGGGCTTGGAAAACATGTTGCATTTGAGTTGTGTCGTTGGATTGTTGTGA
- the LOC121252704 gene encoding uncharacterized protein LOC121252704 produces the protein MGSESISASPAPVVLPKELSKKKRTNKKLKQSKLDVRREQWLSQVKNKGCKVDSTGRGESHPSAMRMANVQSGSLNNLGIRSRKDENEGSDIHRSDLESLLNSPIGSSLDRNDSRKSLGRSSSNSSTSSHCYSGSTSEVEEDDGCLDDWEAVADALNVNDNQHEPIPDSIDNPGTRIESENTGVFSSNHETKLLKEESRKAVSESSGNCRAWRPDDAFRPQGLPTLSKQHTFPMNSEWHRGTGAITFAWQSIKPEPCSCPICYEDLDITDSSFLPCLCGFRLCLFCHKRILEADGRCPGCRKQYAHINADMCFSEGVPPFQVPRSRSLSTRP, from the exons ATGGGTTCCGAATCAATCTCCGCCTCTCCTGCCCCTGTTGTTCTCCCCAAAGAACTCAGCAAGAAAAAGAGG ACAAACAAGAAACTGAAGCAGAGCAAGCTCGATGTTCGGCGTGAGCAATGGCTTTCTCAAG TTAAGAACAAAGGATGCAAAGTGGATTCAACTGGGAGGGGTGAGTCTCACCCATCAGCCATGCGAATGGCCAATGTGCAAAGTGGATCTCTGAACAATCTGGGAATAAGGTCAAGAAAAGATGAGAATGAGGGCTCCGACATCCATAGAAGTGATTTGGAGTCCCTGTTGAACAGCCCAATTGGAAGCAGTTTGGATCGCAATGATTCAAGGAAGAGTCTAGGtcgcagcagcagcaacagcagcaCGAGCAGTCATTGTTACTCTGGAAGCACCAGCGAGGTAGAAGAGGATGATGGATGCCTGGATGACTGGGAGGCTGTTGCAGATGCTTTGAATGTGAATGATAATCAGCATGAACCAATTCCAGATTCTATTGACAACCCTGGAACTAGGATTGAATCTGAAAATACTGGAGTATTTAGCAGTAATCATGAAACGAAATTGTTGAAAGAAGAGAGCAGGAAAGCTGTTTCTGAATCAAGTGGGAATTGTCGAGCATGGAGACCTGATGATGCTTTCCGTCCGCAGGGTCTGCCCACTCTCTCCAAGCAGCACACTTTTCCAATGAATTCAGAGTGGCATCGTGGCACTGGAGCCATCACATTTGCATGGCAAAGCATCAAGCCCGAGCCTTGTTCATGTCCCATCTGCTATGAGGATTTAGATATCACAGACTCCAGTTTTCTGCCATGTTTGTGTGGATTTCGGCTATGCCTTTTCTGTCACAAAAGGATTCTTGAGGCAGATGGGCGATGCCCAGGCTGCAGGAAGCAGTATGCTCATATAAATGCTGATATGTGCTTCAGTGAAGGGGTCCCTCCTTTCCAAGTTCCTCGTTCTCGCAGCTTGAGTACTAGACCTTAG
- the LOC121252702 gene encoding LOW QUALITY PROTEIN: ABC transporter B family member 15-like (The sequence of the model RefSeq protein was modified relative to this genomic sequence to represent the inferred CDS: inserted 1 base in 1 codon): MGKEKGMSVVVKKRKGSILSIFMHADGVDLWLMALGILGSVGDGFSTPLVLFISSRLMNNIGVASVSLTQNFQCNFNRNAVALVYLACGSFVASFLEGYCWTRTGERQATRMRARYLKAVLRQDVGYFDLHVTSTSEVIKSVSNDSLVIQDVIGEKVPNFLTNASMFVGSYIAAFLLLWRLAIVGFPFIVLLVIPGLMYGRTLMGLARNMREEYNHAGMIAEQAISSIRTVYAFVGESKAIAAFSAALQGSVKLGLRQGLAKGLAIGSNGVVFAIWSFMSYYGSRLVMYHGAEGGTVFVVGAAIAVGGLALGAALSNFKYFSEAMSAGERIMEVIKRVPKIDSDNIDGQILERVSGNVEFRNVEFAYPSRPESIIFKDFCLEIPAGKTVALVGGSGSGKSTVIALLQRFYNPLGGAIFLDGIAIDKLQLKWLRSQMGLVSQEPALFATTIKENILFGMEDAAMEEVVKAAKAANAHNFICQLPQGFDTQAGEGGVQMSGGQKQRIAIARAIIKKPRILLLDEATSALDSQSERLVQEALDKVVIGRTTIVIAHRLSSVQNADLIAVIQNGRVMETGSHDELIQNKHGFYTSLVHLQQTEKQTDPEEVTCANSSSSISNIDTNNTSSRRLSMASRSSSTNSVAPTRALVAGENQVEVTNFPLPSFRRLFALNLPEWKQACLGCLGAILFGAVQPVYAFAMGSMISVYFLKSHDEIKEKTRIYSLCFLGLAVLSLLINIIQHYNFAYMGENLTKRIRERMLSKMLTFEVGWFEQDENSSGAICSRLAKDANVVRSLVGDRIALLVQTFSAVAVACTMGMVISWRLAIVMIAVQPIIIVCFYTRRVLLKSMSSKAMKAQDESSKLAAEAVANLRTVTAFSSQDRILRMLEKAQEGPRRESRRQSWYAGIGLGASQSLTTCTWALDFWYGGRLLSKGQITTESLFETFMILVSTGRVIADAGSMTSDLAKGSNAVGSIFAVLDRYTVIEPEDLKGYQPEKIMGRVEIRDVDFAYPARPKVMVFKGFSIDIEAGKSTALVGQSGSGKSTVIGLIERFYDPLKGSVKIDGRDIRSFNLRSLRKHIALVSQEPTLFSGTIRENIAYGASNKVEETEIAQAARLANAYDFIAGLKDGFNTWCGNRGVQLSGGXKQRIAIARAILRNPSMLLLDEATSALDSQSEKVVQDALECVMAGRTSVVVAHRLSTIQSCDMIAVLDKGRVVERGTHSSLLAKGLGGAYYSLVNLQRKPINTSHPPN, from the exons ATGGGAAAGGAAAAAGGCATGAGTGTCGTCGTAAAGAAGAGGAAGGGTTCTATACTATCCATATTCATGCATGCAGATGGTGTAGACTTGTGGTTGATGGCTCTTGGGATCCTTGGATCCGTTGGTGACGGGTTCTCTACGCCTCTGGTGTTGTTTATCAGTAGCCGGTTGATGAACAATATCGGCGTTGCCTCAGTTTCTTTAACACAGAATTTTCAGTGTAACTTCAATagg AACGCAGTGGCTCTTGTGTACTTGGCCTGTGGGTCATTCGTAGCTTCCTTCCTAG AGGGGTATTGTTGGACCAGAACAGGCGAGAGACAAGCCACAAGGATGAGAGCTAGATATTTGAAGGCAGTGTTGCGGCAAGATGTGGGTTATTTTGATTTGCATGTGACAAGCACATCCGAGGTCATCAAAAGTGTCTCAAATGACAGCCTCGTAATTCAAGATGTTATAGGCGAAAAG GTCCCAAATTTTTTGACGAATGCTTCTATGTTCGTTGGAAGCTATATAGCAGCGTTCTTATTGCTATGGAGACTAGCTATCGTGGGGTTCCCATTTATTGTGCTTTTGGTAATACCTGGTTTGATGTATGGGAGAACTCTGATGGGACTGGCGAGGAATATGAGGGAAGAGTATAATCATGCGGGTATGATAGCAGAGCAGGCGATATCTTCTATCAGAACCGTTTATGCGTTTGTGGGGGAGAGCAAGGCAATTGCAGCGTTCTCTGCAGCTTTACAGGGGTCGGTGAAGTTGGGTTTAAGGCAGGGATTGGCTAAAGGCTTGGCCATCGGAAGCAACGGCGTTGTCTTTGCTATTTGGTCTTTCATGTCTTACTACGGTAGTAGACTTGTCATGTACCATGGCGCCGAGGGTGGTACTGTTTTCGTTGTTGGAGCCGCCATTGCCGTTGGTGGATT AGCTTTAGGTGCTGCTTTATCCAACTTTAAGTACTTCTCTGAAGCAATGTCAGCGGGAGAACGTATTATGGAAGTGATAAAAAGAGTCCCCAAGATTGACTCCGACAACATTGACGGCCAGATTTTAGAGAGAGTCTCAGGCAACGTTGAATTTAGAAACGTCGAATTCGCATACCCATCAAGACCGGAGAGCATTATCTTCAAAGATTTCTGCCTAGAGATTCCAGCAGGAAAGACTGTAGCTTTGGTGGGTGGGAGTGGCTCCGGAAAATCCACTGTGATAGCCCTGTTGCAGAGGTTTTATAACCCACTTGGGGGAGCGATATTTCTTGATGGGATTGCCATTGATAAGTTGCAGCTCAAGTGGCTAAGATCGCAGATGGGTCTGGTGAGCCAAGAGCCTGCACTTTTTGCCACCACCATTAAAGAGAACATACTTTTCGGTATGGAGGATGCTGCCATGGAAGAAGTTGTCAAGGCTGCCAAAGCTGCTAACgctcataattttatatgtcaGCTCCCTCAGGGATTTGATACCCAG GCCGGCGAGGGAGGTGTTCAAATGTCAGGAGGACAGAAGCAGAGGATCGCCATTGCGCGAGCAATAATCAAGAAACCCAGAATCCTCCTCCTAGATGAGGCAACAAGTGCATTAGACTCGCAGTCCGAACGACTTGTCCAAGAAGCCCTAGACAAAGTTGTCATTGGCCGCACCACCATCGTAATTGCTCACCGCTTGTCCAGCGTTCAAAATGCCGACCTGATTGCTGTTATTCAAAACGGTCGAGTCATGGAGACAGGGTCACACGACGAGTTGATCCAAAACAAACATGGGTTTTACACTTCCCTTGTCCATCTTCAACAGACCGAGAAACAGACAGACCCAGAAGAAGTCACTTGTGCCAATTCATCGTCTTCTATATCAAACATAGACACCAACAACACGAGCAGCCGGAGGCTTTCCATGGCGAGCAGGTCAAGTTCTACCAACTCGGTAGCACCGACCCGGGCTTTAGTTGCTGGAGAAAATCAGGTGGAAGTTACAAATTTTCCACTGCCATCGTTTCGAAGGTTGTTTGCTTTGAATCTTCCGGAGTGGAAGCAAGCATGCTTGGGGTGTTTGGGTGCTATACTGTTTGGTGCTGTTCAACCGGTGTATGCGTTCGCCATGGGGTCCATGATCTCGGTGTATTTTTTGAAAAGCCATGATGAGATTAAGGAAAAGACAAGGATTTACTCACTTTGTTTTCTTGGGTTGGCCGTGTTGTCACTGTTGATTAATATCATTCAGCACTATAATTTCGCGTACATGGGAGAGAACTTGACGAAGAGGATTAGAGAAAGGATGCTTTCCAAGATGCTCACTTTTGAAGTTGGTTGGTTTGAGCAAGATGAGAATTCTAGTGGTGCCATTTGCTCTAGACTCGCCAAAGATGCTAATGTG GTGAGGTCTTTAGTGGGTGACAGAATAGCCCTTCTGGTACAGACTTTCTCGGCTGTAGCTGTGGCCTGCACAATGGGCATGGTCATTTCATGGAGGCTTGCCATTGTCATGATTGCGGTCCAGCCGATCATCATAGTTTGCTTCTACACTAGACGTGTCCTACTCAAAAGCATGTCCAGCAAGGCCATGAAAGCCCAAGATGAGAGTAGCAAGCTTGCTGCTGAAGCAGTTGCCAATCTCCGTACTGTCACCGCCTTCTCTTCGCAAGATCGAATCCTACGAATGCTTGAAAAGGCCCAAGAAGGACCGAGACGAGAGAGCAGGAGACAGTCATGGTATGCAGGTATTGGGCTTGGTGCTTCTCAAAGCCTCACAACTTGCACTTGGGCTTTAGACTTTTGGTACGGCGGCAGACTTCTCTCCAAGGGTCAGATCACAACTGAATCTCTTTTTGAGACCTTCATGATATTGGTAAGCACGGGCCGCGTCATTGCTGATGCAGGTAGCATGACCTCTGACCTTGCTAAGGGTTCAAATGCTGTTGGGTCAATCTTTGCCGTTTTAGATCGATACACGGTAATTGAGCCTGAAGATCTAAAAGGTTACCAACCTGAGAAGATAATGGGCAGAGTGGAAATTCGGGATGTGGATTTTGCATACCCAGCTAGGCCGAAAGTGATGGTCTTCAAAGGCTTCTCGATCGACATCGAAGCTGGGAAATCAACAGCTTTGGTAGGACAAAGTGGGTCCGGAAAATCAACCGTCATAGGGTTGATCGAGAGATTCTATGACCCATTAAAAGGCTCGGTGAAAATCGATGGTAGAGATATAAGGTCCTTCAATCTTCGATCCTTAAGGAAGCACATTGCCCTTGTTAGCCAAGAGCCAACACTATTTTCTGGAACCATTAGGGAGAACATCGCTTACGGAGCATCTAATAAAGTTGAGGAAACAGAGATTGCACAGGCTGCTAGACTAGCCAACGCTTACGACTTCATTGCAGGCCTAAAGGACGGGTTTAACACTTGGTGCGGCAATAGAGGTGTGCAACTATCTGGGG AGAAGCAACGCATTGCTATAGCCCGTGCCATTCTCAGAAACCCCTCAATGCTATTGCTAGACGAGGCAACTAGTGCGCTAGATAGTCAGTCGGAGAAGGTAGTGCAAGACGCATTGGAGTGTGTGATGGCGGGGAGGACCAGTGTGGTGGTGGCGCACAGGTTAAGCACCATACAAAGCTGTGATATGATTGCTGTGTTGGATAAAGGGAGGGTGGTGGAGAGGGGGACCCATTCATCTTTGCTAGCAAAGGGCCTTGGTGGAGCGTACTACTCACTAGTCAATCTCCAAAGGAAACCGATAAATACTAGCCATCCACCCAACTAA
- the LOC121252703 gene encoding LOW QUALITY PROTEIN: paired amphipathic helix protein Sin3-like 2 (The sequence of the model RefSeq protein was modified relative to this genomic sequence to represent the inferred CDS: inserted 1 base in 1 codon), protein MKRLKDDLYAGPSQFKRPFGSSRADSYGQSQIPGVGGGGALSGTSQKLTTTDAMTYLKEVKDMFQDQREKYNMFLEVMKDFKAQRTDTVGVIARVKELFKGHDNLILGFNTFLPKGYEITIHDVDETPPPKKTVEFQEAISFVNKIKKRFQNDEQVYKTFLDVLNMYRKEHKDITEVYNEVATLFDNHLDLLDEFTRFLPDSAHNAPHLQNSFLRVNERSSSTPTVRQMHMDKQRIRRDRIITSHVDGDLSVDNPELDDDKAMVKVHKEQRKRAEKDSRDRRNGDQDERDPDHDNNGDFTLQRFADKRKSARKIEVFGTSANYASYEDRDTLKNTCNQGFVFCDKVKEKLGSSDDYQAFLKCLNIYSKGIIKRSDLQILVTDLLGKYPDLMDGFNDLLDHSENIDGFLAGVIGKKSLFNDGYLPSSLKVEDRDKEHKRETDGAKEKERYREKYMYKSIQELDLSTCERCTPSYRLLPDDYPIPFASQRSELGAQVLNDHWVSVTSGSEDYSFKHMRRNQYEESLFRCEDDRFELDMLLESVSSAAKRVEELLNRVNENDVNLETPFHIEDHFTALNLRCIERLYGDHGLDVMDILRKNPTVALPVILTRLKQKQAEWTCCRTDFNKVWAEIYAKNHYKSLDHRSFYFKQQDSKNLSTKSLVAEIKELRETKQKEDDFLLAIAAGNRQPVVTHLDFEYSDISIHEDLYKLVQYSCEEVCSTKELVNKVMRLWTTFLEPILGVPSRPHDIEGTEDVGKSKHHPMNCTVSSIGESEGSPGGDAIMMNSKQPKAGSNEMESTLSELAKFCGTMANGDLAKENNYLNADNFRRDDADCNTLWPVKEQKDKNVTDKMSGLTAQVASGEQTAKSNASFATGAEISHGKTSLEVTPGFGATPSRLLHTVIQDDHVSKANAVVVPSSEGDAGSKLVLLTNGLISEGTNLNRSREASARPSKIEKEEGELSPSGDFKEDNFVVFGESIELALPKAKKSRQYQAGKGEEINCQDAGGENDADDDNSENASEAGEDASGSESGGDECSRDEHEEEEDVDRDDVDGKPESEGEAEXMVDGHVAGGDGKLPFSERFLLSVKPLSKHVPEAFLDKERIDSGVFYGNDNFYVLFRLHQVLYERILSAKMNSTAAEMKWKISNDASSPNLYSRFMSALYNLLDGSAENAKFEDECRAIIGNHSYVLFTLDKLIYKLVKQLQTVATDEVDNKLLQLYDYEKSRKPGKLIDSVYYENARVLLHEENIYRLACSSATSRLSIQLMDSGSQKPEVFAVSMDPNFAVYLHNDYLSVLPAKKEPRGIVLQRNKQTYASVDEYFASCMAMEGTHTVSGLECKIACNSSKISYVLDTEDLFFRPRRNRRNSSRGTSLTRAEARVQRFHRFLSSS, encoded by the exons ATGAAGAGATTAAAAGATGACCTTTACGCTGGTCCTTCTCAATTCAAGCGGCCATTCGGCTCTTCGCGTGCGGACTC CTATGGGCAATCTCAAATCCCAGGGGTTGGAGGAGGAGGTGCTCTTAGCGGTACCTCGCAGAAACTAACAACTACTGATGCCATGACATATCTTAAGGAAGTGAAGGACATGTTTCAAGACCAGAGGGAAAAATATAACATGTTCCTTGAGGTCATGAAAGATTTTAAGGCGCAAAG AACCGACACTGTTGGCGTCATTGCAAGAGTGAAGGAATTATTTAAAGGGCATGATAACTTGATTTTAGGGTTTaacaccttcttgccaaagGGCTATGAGATAACCATTCATGACGTAGATGAGACTCCCCCACCAAAGAAGACGGTTGAATTTCAAGAAGCTATCAGCTTTGTGAACAAAATAAAG AAACGCTTTcaaaatgatgaacaagttTATAAAACATTCCTGGACGTTCTGAATATGTACCGGAAGGAGCACAAAGACATAACTGAGGTTTACAATGAG GTTGCCACACTTTTTGACAATCATTTGGATTTGCTTGATGAGTTCACAAGATTTCTTCCTGATTCCGCACATAATGCTCCACATCTCCAAAACTCATTTCTGCGTGTCAATGAGCGGAGCTCATCCACACCAACTGTGCGGCAAATGCATATGGACAAG caacgTATTCGACGGGATAGGATTATTACTTCCCATGTTGATGGTGATCTTAGTGTTGATAATCCTGAGCTGGACGATGACAAAGCAATGGTAAAAGTGCACAAGGAGCAGAGGAAACGTGCTGAAAAGGACAGTAGGGATAGGAGAAATGGTGATCAGGATGAAAGAGACCCCGATCATGATAATAATGGGGACTTCACCTTGCAGCGTTTCGCTGACAAAAGAAAATCAGCCAGAAAGATTGAAGTATTTGGAACGAGCGCAAACTATGCTTCCTATGAGGACAGAGATACTTTAAAGA ATACGTGCAACCAAGGATTCGTTTTCTGTGACAAAGTTAAGGAGAAATTGGGCAGTTCAGATGACTACCAGGCATTTTTGAAGTGCCTTAATATTTATAGCAAAGGAATAATTAAAAGGAGTGATTTACAAATTCTG GTGACTGATTTACTTGGAAAATATCCGGATCTTATGGATGGGTTTAATGATTTACTGGACCACAGTGAGAATATTG ATGGGTTTCTTGCTGGTGTTATTGGTAAAA AATCATTGTTTAATGATGGCTATCTACCCAGTTCACTTAAGGTAGAGGACAGGGATAAAGAGCATAAGCGTGAAACTGATGGAgctaaagaaaaggaaagatatAGGGAGAAGTATATGTATAAATCCATTCAAGAGCTTGACCTCTCCACTTGTGAGCGTTGTACTCCCAGCTACAGGCTTCTGCCAGATGAT TATCCAATACCATTTGCAAGCCAGAGGTCAGAGCTTGGTGCTCAAGTATTGAATGATCATTGGGTATCAGTGACTTCCGGAAGTGAGGACTACTCTTTTAAACATATGCGCAGAAATCAGTATGAAGAAAGCCTATTCAGATGTGAAGATGATAG ATTTGAGCTGGACATGTTGTTAGAGTCTGTCAGCTCAGCTGCTAAACGTGTGGAGGAATTGTTGAACCGTGTCAATGAAAATGACGTCAATTTGGAGACTCCTTTCCATATTGAAGATCACTTCACAG CTCTAAATCTAAGGTGTATTGAACGTTTATATGGTGACCATGGGCTTGATGTAATGGATATATTGCGAAAAAATCCCACTGTTGCACTACCTGTCATACTAACTCGCCTAAAGCAGAAACAAGCGGAGTGGACATGCTGCCGCACTGATTTTAACAAGGTTTGGGCTGAAATCTATGCCAAAAACCACTACAAGTCACTTGATCACCGCAGCTTCTATTTCAAGCAACAAGATTCGAAGAACTTGAGCACAAAAT CTTTGGTAGCTGAGATCAAGGAATTGAGGGAGACAAAGCAAAAAGAGGATGATTTTCTTCTGGCTATTGCTGCTGGAAACAGGCAACCTGTAGTTACACATCTGGATTTTGAATACTCCGATATCAGCATTCATGAAGACTTGTATAAACTTGTCCAATACTCATGTGAAGAGGTTTGCTCAACTAAAGAACTGGTGAATAAAGTAATGAGGCTTTGGACTACCTTCTTAGAGCCAATATTGGGTGTTCCTTCTCGGCCCCATGACATAGAGGGTACTGAAGATGTTGGAAAATCTAAGCATCATCCTATGAATTGTACTGTGTCAAGCATAGGAGAAAGTGAAGGAAGTCCTGGTGGTGATGCCATTATGATGAATTCTAAGCAACCAAAAGCTGGTAGTAATGAGATGGAAAGCACTTTGTCAGAACTAGCAAAATTTTGCGGGACCATGGCAAATGGGGACTTggctaaagaaaataattatctCAACGCCGATAATTTCCGTAGAGATGATGCTGATTGTAATACTCTTTGGCCAGTCAAAGAGCAGAAGGATAAAAATGTGACTGATAAAATGTCAGGATTAACTGCACAAGTTGCCTCTGGTGAACAAACAGCCAAATCTAATGCATCTTTTGCAACTGGAGCAGAAATTAGTCATGGAAAAACCAGCTTGGAGGTGACTCCAG GTTTTGGTGCAACTCCATCCAGACTACTTCACACTGTCATTCAAGATGACCATGTATCCAAAGCTAATGCTGTTGTTGTACCTTCATCTGAG GGAGATGCTGGTTCCAAACTCGTTTTATTGACAAATGGATTGATTAGCGAAGGCACTAATCTCAACAGATCTCGTGAAGCATCTGCTAGACCCtcgaaaattgaaaaagaagaggGCGAGTTATCGCCTAGTGGTGATTTTAAGGAGGATAATTTTGTTGTCTTTGGAGAATCTATTGAACTGGCTCTGCCTAAGGCTAAAAAAAGCAGGCAATACCAGGCTGGGAAGGGAGAAGAGATAAATTGTCAGGATGCTGGAGGAGAAAATGATGCAGATGATGACAACAGTGAAAATGCTTCTGAGGCTGGTGAAGATGCCTCAGGCAGTGAGTCCGGTGGTGATGAGTGTTCCAGAGATGAGCatgaagaggaggaagatgTCGATCGTGATGACGTTGATGGTAAGCCTGAGAGTGAAGGTGAGGCTG GGATGGTTGATGGACATGTTGCTGGAGGGGATGGCAAGCTGCCATTTTCGGAACGGTTTCTTTTGTCCGTGAAGCCTCTCTCAAAGCATGTGCCTGAGGCATTTCTTGACAAAGAAAGAATAGATTCTGGAGTTTTTTATGGGAACGACAACTTTTATGTACTTTTCAGGCTTCATCAA GTACTGTATGAAAGGATTTTATCAGCAAAAATGAATTCGACAGCTgctgaaatgaaatggaaaattTCAAATGATGCTAGTTCACCAAATCTCTATTCCAG ATTTATGAGTGCACTGTACAATTTGCTTGATGGATCTGCTGAAAATGCAAAGTTTGAGGATGAATGCCGAGCTATCATTGGAAACCATTCATATGTGTTATTCACATTGGACAAGTTAATCTATAAATTAGTCAAACAG CTTCAAACTGTTGCAACTGATGAGGTAGACAATAAGCTTCTTCAATTATACGACTATGAAAAATCCCGGAAGCCTGGGAAGTTAATTGATTCTGTATATTATGAAAATGCACGTGTCCTCCTTCACGAGGAAAATATATATCGTTTGGCATGT TCCTCTGCCACCTCCCGGCTGTCCATCCAGCTGATGGACAGTGGGAGTCAAAAGCCCGAGGTGTTTGCAGTTTCCATGGATCCTAATTTTGCAGTTTATCTGCATAATGATTATCTGTCAGTATTACCTGCGAAAAAGGAGCCACGTGGAATTGTGCTGCAAAG AAACAAGCAAACATATGCGAGCGTAGATGAATATTTTGCTTCATGCATGGCCATGGAAGGTACCCATACAGTCAGTGGTTTGGAGTGTAAGATAGCTTGCAATTCGTCAAAG ATCTCCTATGTTCTGGACACAGAGGATCTCTTCTTCCGTCCTAGAAGGAATAGAAGAAATTCATCTAGAGGCACGTCTTTGACCCGTGCTGAGGCAAGAGTACAACGGTTCCACAGATTCTTGTCTTCATCGTAG